CTCTGCCTTTTTGCATTGCCATGCGGCCAACGTTGGCCGCAGGCCGCGTCAGCTCACGTGAATGAGCGGCTCGCCCGCTGCCAGCTCGCCAATGCGGCTGGCGTACTCGAAACCGGCGGTATGGAACAGCTGCAGCACCTGCTCCGCCGCCTCCGGCGCCACTGCCACCAGCAGGCCGCCGCTGGTCTGCGCATCGGCCAGCACCCGCAGCTGCCACTCGGCCACGCTGTCGGCGCAGTGCACGTCGGCGCCGAAGCTGGCCAGGTTGCGCTCGATGGCGCCGGGGCCGATGCCCTGCTCGGCAAAGCCGCGCGCCTCGCGGATCACCGGCACGCTGGCCATGTCCACGTGGGCGGCCAGGCCGGAGCCACGGCAGATTTCCAGCAAGTGGCCCAGCAGGCCGAAGCCGGTAACATCGGTAAGCGCATGCACCGCATCCAGCGGCGCCAGCTGCCCGCCCACCTTGTTGAGCTGGGTGGTGGAGGCGATCAGCGCGCGGTAGCCGGCTTCGTCCAGCAGGCCCTTTTTCATTGCCTGCGCCAGCACGCCCACACCCAGGCCCTTGCCGAGGATCAGCACGTCACCGGCCTTGGCGTCGCAGTTGCGCTTGATCTGGTCCGGGTGCATCAGTCCCATCACCACCAGGCCGTAAATCGGCTCCGGGGCGTCGATGGAATGGCCACCGGCAATGGGAATGCCCGCCTCGCGGCAGACCGATTCGCCGCCCTGCAGGATGTCGCGAATCACCTCCACCGGCAGGGTGTTCACCGGCATGCCGACAATGGCCAGCGCCATGATGGGCGTGGCGCCCATGGCGTAGATGTCGGAAATGGCATTGGTGGCGGCGATGCGGCCAAAGTCATAGCCATCGTCGACGATGGGCAGGAAGAAATCGGTAGTGGCCACCAGCGCCTGGCTGTCGTTCAGGCGGTAAACCGCGGCGTCGTCGCTGGTTTCGCGCCCCACCAGCAAGTCCGGGTACGGCAGCAGGTCCTTGGCGCCGGCAAGAATCGATTGCAACACGGACGGCGCGATTTTGCAGCCGCAACCGCCGCCGTGAGACAATTGCGTCAATCTGATATCAGCCATCGTAAAGCTCACAAAACCATGTTGTTCAAGGCCGCGACCGTAGCACAGCTATCCCAGTTTGACGAGATCATCGACGTCCGCACCCCGGCGGAATTCGCCGAGGACCACATCCCCGGCGCCATCAACTGCCCGGTGATGAGCGACGAGGAGCGCGTGCGGGTAGGCACGCTGTACAAGCAGGTGTCGCCGTTCGAGGCGCGCAAGGTGGGCGCCGCCATCGCCGCGCGCAATATCGCCCGCCACCTGGATGAACAGTTTGCCCTCCACCCCAAATC
This Vogesella sp. LIG4 DNA region includes the following protein-coding sequences:
- the selD gene encoding selenide, water dikinase SelD, whose product is MADIRLTQLSHGGGCGCKIAPSVLQSILAGAKDLLPYPDLLVGRETSDDAAVYRLNDSQALVATTDFFLPIVDDGYDFGRIAATNAISDIYAMGATPIMALAIVGMPVNTLPVEVIRDILQGGESVCREAGIPIAGGHSIDAPEPIYGLVVMGLMHPDQIKRNCDAKAGDVLILGKGLGVGVLAQAMKKGLLDEAGYRALIASTTQLNKVGGQLAPLDAVHALTDVTGFGLLGHLLEICRGSGLAAHVDMASVPVIREARGFAEQGIGPGAIERNLASFGADVHCADSVAEWQLRVLADAQTSGGLLVAVAPEAAEQVLQLFHTAGFEYASRIGELAAGEPLIHVS